The following coding sequences lie in one Stenotrophomonas rhizophila genomic window:
- a CDS encoding efflux RND transporter periplasmic adaptor subunit: MLGRITARIAAGLTLALLAGCSSKDDTARRAADAVPVTTQVVQTSVWNDTLQALGTAKARESVTITAKVSEIIETVHFDSGQQVSAGTPLVTLRGQAQEAALLQAQATFAEADQLYKRQRELAAQQLVASATLDTQRAIRDAAEARVREMQSDIGDRRVRAPFAGVLGIRQVSAGSLVTPSTSIATLDDIERMHVDFQVPEAELASLGNGDKVTATSVAYPGRSFEGVVATIDTRVDPGSRAVTVRADFINADHALRPGMLLDIRMFRPERQALVIPEIAVVQVGRDSFVYRVKADHSVERLDITSGARRAGVVEIRSGLKAGDRIVVDGTGKLRPGLKVDDRPAPAAAGVPAAKAADPAG; this comes from the coding sequence ATGTTGGGACGCATCACCGCGCGCATCGCCGCTGGCCTCACCCTGGCCCTGCTGGCCGGGTGCAGCAGCAAGGACGACACCGCGCGCCGGGCGGCAGACGCCGTACCGGTCACTACCCAGGTGGTGCAGACCTCCGTATGGAACGACACGCTGCAGGCCCTGGGCACCGCCAAGGCGCGTGAGTCGGTGACCATCACCGCCAAGGTCAGCGAGATCATCGAGACCGTCCACTTCGACAGCGGCCAGCAGGTCAGCGCCGGCACCCCGTTGGTCACCCTGCGTGGGCAGGCCCAGGAAGCGGCCTTGCTGCAGGCCCAAGCCACGTTTGCCGAGGCCGACCAGCTCTACAAGCGGCAGCGCGAACTGGCCGCCCAGCAGCTGGTCGCCAGCGCCACCCTGGACACCCAGCGCGCCATCCGCGACGCCGCCGAGGCGCGCGTGCGCGAAATGCAGTCGGACATCGGCGACCGTCGCGTGCGCGCACCGTTCGCCGGCGTGCTCGGCATCCGTCAGGTCAGCGCGGGCTCGCTGGTCACCCCCAGCACAAGCATCGCCACCCTGGACGACATCGAACGCATGCACGTCGATTTCCAGGTGCCCGAAGCCGAACTGGCCAGCCTGGGCAACGGCGACAAGGTCACCGCCACCAGCGTGGCGTATCCCGGCCGCAGCTTCGAGGGCGTGGTGGCCACCATCGATACCCGCGTCGACCCGGGCAGCCGCGCGGTCACCGTGCGCGCCGACTTCATCAACGCCGACCACGCCCTGCGCCCGGGCATGCTGCTGGATATCCGCATGTTCCGTCCGGAGCGCCAGGCCCTGGTGATCCCGGAAATCGCCGTGGTCCAGGTCGGCCGCGACTCGTTCGTGTACCGGGTCAAGGCCGACCACAGCGTCGAACGCCTCGATATCACCAGTGGCGCGCGCCGTGCCGGCGTGGTGGAAATCCGCAGCGGGTTGAAGGCCGGCGACCGCATCGTGGTCGACGGGACCGGCAAGCTG
- a CDS encoding DUF2946 family protein, with protein sequence MALAPLVSRWQQAHADAPLMLMPSGMAHAMPVADVPADPHAGHGMPASHQHHAMPMQDMPMHGMATHAAAPSPSAPAPPLDEHAGHGEACEYCMMASRLMPWLAVLILLLPALPVVAPTVLRAVATPRSLRWPAHAARGPPLNA encoded by the coding sequence ATGGCGCTGGCGCCGCTGGTCAGCCGCTGGCAACAGGCGCATGCCGATGCGCCGCTGATGCTGATGCCTTCGGGCATGGCTCATGCCATGCCGGTTGCCGACGTTCCCGCTGATCCGCACGCCGGGCACGGCATGCCGGCCTCGCACCAGCACCACGCAATGCCGATGCAGGACATGCCGATGCACGGCATGGCCACGCACGCCGCCGCCCCGTCGCCGAGTGCACCTGCGCCACCGCTGGACGAACACGCCGGCCATGGCGAGGCGTGCGAGTACTGCATGATGGCCTCGCGGCTGATGCCGTGGCTGGCGGTGTTGATCCTGCTGCTACCGGCGCTGCCGGTGGTCGCCCCGACGGTGCTGCGCGCCGTCGCCACGCCGCGCAGCCTGCGCTGGCCTGCGCATGCCGCACGCGGCCCACCGCTGAACGCCTGA
- a CDS encoding TonB-dependent copper receptor — MNLASRSAGAMTRLSVSLSLALAMLPLHAAEREPAQTLDTLVVTATAPSSPLHWVTDPRLPRQPVPASDGADYLKTVPGFSAIRNGGTNGDPVLRGMFGSRLNIVSNEGNLIGACPSRMDNPLSYIAPETFDRLTIIKGPQSVRWGAGASAGTVRFERDTPRFDAPAMDINASALVGSRNRNDQVLDLTAGASQGYVRVNGNRSEADDYKDGNGYVVPSKWRKWNSDVAVGWTPDADTVLELSAGTGDAIARYAGRGMDGAAFKRTSYAARFEKDNLPGAWDKLLANVYYNDADHVMDNYTLRTPNPDSSMPMPMAANVDRRTTGGRIASEWRWQDIAVVAGVDAQDSRHRSRSGMGRNTYEQQPWRTDARFENLGAFSEITLGEGTAQRWVGGLRIDRAEVTDERRTSGMMAMPNPTAGQQRREYLGSGFLRIERDLAPSLTWYAGIGHSERMPDYWELFSPDMGPMGAANAFTGIQPEQTTQLDLGLQYRSARLNAWVSAYAGRLQDYILFTYFDGGMMGSMTQANNVDARIAGAEAGADIMLGTRWKLGGSLAYAWGENRSDGSPLPQMPPLEARVSATWEADRWSVGALARAVAHQHRVADGQGNVVARDLGPSAGFATLALNASYRINDALLLSAGIDNVFDRAYSEHLNLAGSADFGFPADPVRINEPGRTAWMKVNYRY; from the coding sequence ATGAATCTCGCTTCCCGCAGTGCGGGCGCAATGACGCGCCTGTCTGTTTCCCTGTCGCTCGCCCTGGCCATGCTGCCGCTGCACGCCGCCGAGCGTGAACCCGCGCAGACCCTGGACACGTTGGTGGTGACCGCCACCGCCCCGTCCTCGCCGCTGCACTGGGTCACCGACCCGCGCCTGCCGCGCCAACCGGTACCCGCCAGCGATGGCGCCGACTACCTCAAGACCGTGCCGGGCTTTTCGGCGATCCGCAACGGCGGCACCAACGGCGACCCGGTGCTGCGTGGCATGTTCGGGTCACGCCTGAACATCGTCAGCAACGAGGGCAACCTGATCGGCGCCTGCCCCTCGCGCATGGACAACCCGCTGTCCTACATCGCGCCGGAAACCTTCGACCGGCTGACCATCATCAAGGGGCCGCAGAGCGTGCGCTGGGGCGCCGGGGCCTCGGCCGGCACGGTGCGTTTCGAGCGCGACACCCCCCGTTTCGACGCACCGGCCATGGATATCAACGCCAGTGCACTGGTGGGCTCGCGCAACCGCAACGACCAGGTGCTCGACCTGACCGCCGGTGCGTCGCAGGGCTACGTGCGGGTCAACGGCAACCGCTCCGAAGCGGACGATTACAAGGACGGCAATGGCTACGTGGTGCCGTCGAAATGGCGCAAGTGGAACAGCGACGTGGCCGTCGGCTGGACACCCGATGCCGACACCGTGCTGGAGCTGTCGGCCGGCACCGGTGACGCCATCGCGCGCTACGCCGGGCGTGGCATGGACGGCGCCGCGTTCAAGCGCACCAGCTATGCCGCCCGTTTCGAGAAGGACAATCTGCCCGGTGCCTGGGACAAGCTGTTGGCCAACGTGTATTACAACGACGCCGACCACGTGATGGACAACTACACGCTGCGCACGCCCAATCCGGACAGCAGCATGCCGATGCCGATGGCCGCCAATGTCGACCGTCGTACCACCGGCGGCCGCATCGCCTCGGAATGGCGCTGGCAGGACATCGCGGTGGTCGCCGGCGTGGACGCGCAGGACAGCCGGCACCGCAGCCGCAGCGGCATGGGCCGCAATACCTATGAGCAGCAGCCCTGGCGCACCGACGCGCGCTTCGAGAACCTGGGTGCCTTCAGTGAGATCACCCTGGGCGAGGGCACCGCCCAGCGCTGGGTGGGCGGCCTGCGCATCGACCGCGCCGAGGTCACCGACGAACGCCGCACCAGCGGCATGATGGCCATGCCCAACCCCACCGCCGGCCAGCAGCGCCGCGAGTACCTCGGCAGCGGCTTCCTGCGCATCGAACGCGATCTGGCGCCGTCGCTGACCTGGTACGCCGGCATCGGCCACAGCGAACGCATGCCCGACTACTGGGAACTGTTCTCGCCGGACATGGGGCCGATGGGCGCGGCGAACGCGTTTACCGGCATCCAGCCGGAGCAGACCACCCAGCTGGACCTGGGCCTGCAGTACCGCAGCGCGCGCCTCAACGCGTGGGTATCGGCGTATGCCGGCCGGCTGCAGGACTACATCCTGTTCACCTACTTCGACGGCGGCATGATGGGCAGCATGACCCAGGCCAACAACGTGGATGCCCGCATCGCCGGTGCCGAGGCCGGCGCCGACATCATGCTCGGTACGCGCTGGAAACTGGGCGGAAGCCTGGCCTATGCCTGGGGCGAAAACCGCAGCGATGGCAGCCCGTTGCCGCAGATGCCGCCGCTGGAAGCACGCGTGAGCGCCACCTGGGAAGCCGACCGCTGGAGCGTGGGCGCGCTGGCCCGTGCGGTAGCGCACCAGCATCGGGTCGCCGATGGCCAAGGCAACGTGGTGGCCCGTGACCTGGGTCCGAGCGCCGGCTTTGCCACTCTTGCGCTCAATGCCAGCTACCGCATCAACGATGCGCTGCTGCTCAGTGCCGGCATCGACAACGTGTTCGACCGCGCCTACAGCGAACACCTGAACCTGGCCGGCAGCGCCGACTTCGGCTTCCCGGCCGACCCGGTGCGGATCAACGAACCGGGCCGGACGGCGTGGATGAAGGTGAACTACCGGTATTGA